A region of Haloplanus sp. XH21 DNA encodes the following proteins:
- a CDS encoding PhnD/SsuA/transferrin family substrate-binding protein, translating to MPDKTRRRVLQSTGIALTAGLAGCSAGGAGGGSDSSSGDGSGGSGSTAGSSSNGSEPVTFLETPGETPGDTEEMWEPFQEYLGSEVDGLNLEVSFADSTSGIGQSLLNDQAELTRSDIVMLANPEELDVVGIVEEGGAAVYFAGIATRPDSDIEELADLEGESIVFADRLSTSGSLYPNYMLHQAGLDTGEAPYGDPVDYNGTWTSGQAGAIENFLNRDEFAAVGCDIAVLLEYISEDQWPDRVREQSGRWDDNVGSSSTELELVEASQSLPFSPIIARSNWEHPLRSDIEEAIVSIQEGTLREPDGDVDNPISAVTPGSQEDYQPILDVIDTLGIDLGDL from the coding sequence ATGCCAGATAAGACGCGCCGTCGCGTCCTGCAGAGTACTGGGATAGCACTGACTGCCGGCCTCGCAGGCTGTAGCGCGGGTGGTGCTGGTGGTGGTTCTGATAGTAGTTCTGGGGACGGGTCCGGCGGATCCGGCTCAACCGCCGGATCGTCGAGCAACGGCTCTGAACCAGTCACGTTCCTAGAGACGCCGGGTGAGACTCCAGGGGACACTGAAGAGATGTGGGAGCCGTTCCAGGAGTATCTCGGCTCGGAAGTCGACGGGCTGAACCTGGAGGTCAGTTTCGCCGATAGCACCTCGGGAATCGGTCAATCTCTCCTCAACGACCAAGCCGAGTTGACGCGCAGCGACATCGTCATGCTCGCGAATCCCGAGGAACTCGACGTCGTCGGCATCGTCGAGGAGGGTGGTGCTGCAGTGTATTTCGCTGGAATCGCGACCCGCCCGGATTCCGATATCGAGGAGCTTGCTGATCTCGAAGGGGAGAGCATCGTGTTCGCCGACCGGCTCTCGACGAGCGGGTCGCTGTATCCCAACTACATGCTCCACCAAGCCGGCCTCGACACCGGAGAGGCACCGTACGGCGATCCGGTCGACTACAACGGCACGTGGACGAGCGGCCAAGCTGGTGCGATAGAAAACTTCCTCAACCGGGACGAGTTCGCCGCCGTCGGCTGTGACATCGCGGTTCTCCTAGAGTACATTTCGGAAGACCAGTGGCCGGATCGAGTTCGTGAACAATCCGGCCGATGGGACGACAATGTCGGGTCGAGTTCGACGGAACTGGAACTGGTCGAAGCGTCGCAATCGCTTCCCTTCTCGCCTATCATCGCACGCAGCAACTGGGAACACCCGCTGCGATCCGACATTGAAGAGGCGATCGTCTCGATCCAGGAGGGCACGCTTCGGGAACCAGATGGTGACGTGGACAACCCGATCAGTGCAGTCACACCGGGTAGTCAGGAGGATTACCAGCCGATTCTCGACGTAATCGATACGCTAGGCATCGACCTGGGAGATCTCTAG
- a CDS encoding PQQ-binding-like beta-propeller repeat protein produces MLQQSRRSILRNAVLGLGVATTGCAGSSVDERVDTKPPGSPPLDPDGEWPSYRFDAANTGANLDGSGVRDGEQYWRLDAGGAATVSNGTLYNTRSRGEGATKLTYRDPTTAAVTTRRSLVEYGVNPPPTVADGCIFVNTFIEVFCFDAESGEQRWRGPAMNGIRGQPTVADDLVFVATVGFDDARPQLRAFDAESGESVWQYDAADPATLTPAVADGLVFVGDVDGLHAVDSATGEAAYVAADAPSERGSPAVDAGTAYVVSETEAGSDLVAVTTDDGTVRWRTALDRSSADVDPTPVVAGDVVYTLTDDGLTALDPSDGSVVVTNPERAWPVGRVGDVVYAAADGTVFAFDATAGLESLWSIQTEDVQVQDTAGRIVHHVTPVDGAVYVSARDAFHGIGPAGT; encoded by the coding sequence ATGCTCCAGCAGTCGCGCCGCTCCATCCTCCGGAACGCGGTCCTCGGTCTCGGCGTGGCGACCACCGGCTGTGCCGGCTCGTCGGTCGACGAGCGCGTCGACACGAAACCGCCGGGGTCGCCGCCGCTTGACCCAGACGGCGAGTGGCCGTCGTATCGCTTCGACGCCGCGAACACGGGGGCCAACCTCGACGGCAGCGGCGTGCGGGACGGCGAGCAGTACTGGCGACTCGACGCCGGCGGTGCAGCGACCGTCTCGAACGGGACGCTCTACAACACGCGGAGCAGGGGTGAGGGTGCCACGAAACTGACGTACCGCGACCCCACGACTGCAGCGGTCACCACCCGGCGCTCGCTGGTCGAATACGGCGTGAACCCTCCGCCGACCGTCGCTGACGGCTGCATCTTCGTGAACACGTTCATCGAGGTGTTCTGCTTCGACGCGGAGAGCGGCGAGCAACGGTGGCGTGGCCCCGCGATGAACGGAATTCGTGGACAGCCGACGGTCGCCGACGACCTCGTTTTCGTCGCGACCGTCGGCTTCGACGACGCCCGCCCACAACTTCGCGCGTTCGACGCGGAGAGCGGAGAATCGGTGTGGCAGTACGACGCGGCCGACCCGGCGACGCTGACGCCAGCCGTTGCTGACGGTCTCGTGTTTGTCGGGGACGTGGACGGTCTCCACGCCGTCGACAGCGCGACGGGCGAGGCGGCGTACGTCGCGGCGGACGCGCCGAGCGAACGGGGCAGTCCCGCGGTCGACGCCGGAACGGCGTACGTCGTCTCCGAAACCGAGGCGGGAAGCGACCTCGTGGCCGTCACGACCGACGACGGGACGGTTCGGTGGCGAACGGCGCTCGACAGGAGCAGCGCCGACGTCGACCCGACGCCGGTCGTCGCGGGCGACGTCGTCTACACGCTCACCGACGATGGGCTGACCGCACTCGACCCGTCGGACGGGTCGGTCGTGGTGACGAATCCCGAACGCGCGTGGCCGGTCGGCCGCGTCGGCGACGTGGTGTACGCTGCAGCCGATGGGACGGTGTTCGCGTTTGACGCAACCGCTGGCCTCGAATCACTCTGGTCGATTCAAACTGAGGACGTACAGGTACAGGATACGGCGGGTCGGATCGTCCACCACGTCACGCCGGTCGATGGCGCCGTGTACGTGAGTGCCCGTGATGCCTTCCACGGTATCGGGCCGGCTGGGACGTAA
- a CDS encoding twin-arginine translocase subunit TatC, which translates to MVEESESESPSEAAADDESSERDPSDSGSDADEKTQIDPDTDRMYDPDGSDVDGSIEEFLDDGESVHPDEYAPAGDTGRDDPFDRDERRSVSEAVGAPIPDEELDDDPELDLEPAVDTDDADSVSDENTDAPDDSPETTDEDDDTAAETADEPAPPGSAPPSAEADAAATAQPEAESTASVDEGILGEGPASDEEMPLAAHIEEMVRRLAVVLVVGGVVALAVFPVADQLINFLWNSHIPGAETITDRRPRLYGPLELLVTELKVAALAGFVVGLPIAVYETYLFMRPGLFPRERRYYLAAVPTSLVLALIGVAFAHFVVLPAIFAYFTSYTTGTAVVAFGLKETFSLILVLMGYMALVFQIPLFIMLAIMMNLTTREWLEGRRLLFWGGFLGVAFLISPDPTGMAPIIVAATMIALFEGTLALLRWTGN; encoded by the coding sequence ATGGTTGAGGAATCGGAGTCGGAATCGCCGTCCGAGGCGGCGGCTGACGACGAGTCGTCGGAGCGCGACCCGTCGGACAGCGGCTCCGACGCCGACGAGAAGACGCAGATCGATCCCGATACGGACCGGATGTACGACCCGGACGGGTCGGATGTCGACGGCTCGATCGAGGAGTTCCTCGACGACGGCGAAAGCGTCCACCCCGACGAGTACGCGCCGGCCGGCGACACGGGCCGGGACGACCCGTTCGACCGAGACGAGCGCCGGAGCGTCTCGGAGGCCGTCGGCGCACCCATTCCGGACGAGGAACTCGACGACGACCCCGAACTCGACCTCGAACCGGCCGTCGACACCGATGACGCGGACTCGGTATCCGACGAGAACACGGACGCGCCGGACGACAGTCCGGAGACGACCGACGAGGACGACGACACCGCGGCCGAAACCGCAGACGAGCCGGCACCGCCGGGAAGCGCGCCACCGAGCGCCGAGGCCGACGCGGCAGCGACCGCCCAGCCAGAGGCCGAGTCGACGGCCAGCGTCGACGAGGGCATCCTCGGCGAGGGGCCGGCCTCGGACGAGGAGATGCCGCTCGCGGCACACATCGAGGAGATGGTGCGCCGACTCGCCGTCGTGCTCGTCGTCGGTGGCGTCGTCGCCCTCGCGGTCTTTCCCGTCGCCGACCAGCTCATCAACTTCCTCTGGAACTCCCACATCCCCGGCGCGGAGACCATCACGGATCGCCGGCCGCGGCTCTACGGCCCGCTCGAACTCCTGGTGACCGAACTCAAAGTCGCCGCGCTCGCCGGCTTCGTCGTCGGCCTCCCCATCGCGGTCTACGAGACCTACCTGTTCATGCGCCCCGGTCTCTTTCCCCGCGAACGCCGCTACTACCTCGCCGCCGTGCCGACGAGTCTGGTGCTGGCGCTCATCGGCGTCGCCTTCGCTCACTTCGTCGTCCTCCCCGCCATCTTCGCGTACTTCACGTCCTACACCACCGGCACCGCCGTCGTCGCCTTCGGCCTCAAGGAGACGTTCAGCCTCATCCTCGTGTTGATGGGCTACATGGCGCTGGTCTTCCAGATTCCGCTGTTCATCATGCTCGCGATCATGATGAACCTCACCACCCGGGAGTGGCTGGAGGGTCGCCGTCTCCTCTTCTGGGGCGGGTTCCTCGGCGTCGCCTTCCTCATCAGCCCCGACCCCACGGGGATGGCGCCCATCATCGTCGCGGCGACGATGATCGCGCTGTTCGAGGGGACGCTCGCGCTGTTGCGCTGGACCGGCAACTGA
- a CDS encoding histidine phosphatase family protein produces MTTLLLARHGETMWNRDGRLQGWAPTPLTDRGHDQARALADAVAADYDVDRILASDLRRARQTADHLADAVGREPTFESAWRERDFGRYQGLPREAVFETHDRLSIPRAGQDAVDARPESGESLRDLNERVLARWERVVAESAADETVAVVCHGGPLYLLLGAVTGRDIATAVTEGEQHNCALNELHVTDDEATVVAENHTGFLDAPTA; encoded by the coding sequence ATGACGACCCTCTTGCTCGCCCGCCACGGCGAGACCATGTGGAACCGCGACGGCCGCCTGCAGGGGTGGGCGCCGACGCCGTTGACCGACCGCGGGCACGACCAGGCCCGGGCGCTCGCCGACGCCGTCGCCGCCGACTACGACGTGGACCGCATCCTCGCGTCGGACCTCCGACGCGCCAGACAGACCGCCGACCACCTCGCCGACGCCGTGGGCCGTGAGCCGACGTTCGAGTCGGCGTGGCGCGAACGCGACTTCGGCCGTTACCAGGGACTCCCCCGCGAGGCCGTCTTCGAGACCCACGACCGTCTGTCGATTCCGCGCGCCGGCCAGGACGCAGTCGACGCCCGCCCGGAGAGCGGCGAGAGCCTCCGCGACCTCAACGAACGTGTCCTCGCCCGCTGGGAGCGAGTCGTCGCCGAGAGCGCCGCCGACGAGACGGTGGCCGTCGTCTGTCACGGCGGCCCGCTCTATCTCCTCCTCGGCGCCGTCACCGGGCGCGACATCGCCACGGCCGTCACCGAGGGCGAACAGCACAACTGCGCGCTGAACGAACTCCACGTGACCGACGACGAAGCGACCGTCGTCGCCGAAAATCACACCGGGTTTCTGGACGCCCCGACCGCGTAG
- the phnC gene encoding phosphonate ABC transporter ATP-binding protein, which yields MGLRVQDVTKEYGDTTALSDVSFEIPDGSFAVLLGESGAGKSTLLRILNGLTEPTSGSVYLDGQKITNSRSDIGMVFQQHNLVDELSAYDNALTGTFNRTGFLRSLLNVQPAEDRELALEALDTVGLLDEAGQKVDRMSGGQQQRVGIARALVQQPALLLADEPVASLDPASAETVMTYFRETAKKRDLTTLASLHQVNIAREFGEQFIGLKEGEVMFTGSRSELTSSILKEIYGEIQTEELREGTEATDSNESTQSETASIGVEL from the coding sequence ATGGGTCTTCGCGTGCAGGATGTGACAAAAGAATACGGGGACACGACGGCCTTGTCAGACGTCTCCTTCGAAATCCCCGACGGGAGCTTTGCCGTCCTACTCGGAGAGTCCGGTGCTGGCAAGTCAACGCTGTTGCGGATCCTCAACGGGTTGACCGAACCCACCTCGGGGAGCGTATATCTCGATGGTCAGAAAATCACCAACTCGAGATCGGACATCGGAATGGTGTTTCAGCAGCACAATCTCGTCGACGAGCTGAGTGCCTACGATAATGCTCTGACCGGGACATTCAATCGGACTGGATTCCTTCGGAGCCTGCTCAATGTACAGCCTGCCGAGGATCGAGAGCTCGCACTAGAGGCACTGGACACAGTCGGATTGCTCGACGAGGCAGGCCAGAAAGTGGACCGTATGAGCGGGGGCCAGCAACAACGCGTCGGAATCGCACGCGCGCTGGTCCAACAACCTGCGCTCCTCCTCGCCGACGAACCCGTCGCCAGTCTGGACCCTGCCAGTGCTGAGACGGTGATGACGTACTTTCGTGAGACTGCAAAAAAGCGCGACCTCACGACGCTGGCAAGCCTCCATCAAGTCAATATCGCCCGGGAGTTCGGCGAGCAGTTTATCGGTTTGAAAGAGGGTGAGGTGATGTTCACTGGCTCACGCTCGGAACTCACATCCTCGATTCTCAAGGAGATATACGGTGAGATCCAGACGGAGGAACTCCGCGAAGGAACTGAGGCTACCGACTCGAACGAATCCACACAGAGCGAAACTGCCAGTATCGGAGTCGAATTATGA
- a CDS encoding phosphate-starvation-inducible PsiE family protein, whose protein sequence is MRGLELGTAGLVVVLFAIGAVDFGLQILELGTSGRVTDPQTVVGLIDTALLLFIIVEGFLTVIAYSRDESVVRIVLGAGLIAIARKIIVIYTTIVS, encoded by the coding sequence ATGCGTGGACTCGAACTGGGAACCGCAGGACTGGTCGTCGTCCTGTTCGCCATCGGCGCCGTCGACTTCGGGCTCCAGATACTCGAACTGGGGACCTCCGGCCGGGTCACCGACCCGCAGACGGTCGTCGGCCTCATCGACACGGCGCTGCTCCTGTTCATCATCGTCGAGGGGTTCCTGACCGTCATCGCGTACAGTCGCGACGAGTCCGTGGTCCGCATCGTCCTCGGCGCCGGCCTCATCGCCATCGCTCGGAAGATAATTGTGATATATACCACCATTGTATCATAA
- the tatC gene encoding twin-arginine translocase subunit TatC: MSSALDEETRQTLDAGRETAGAMLRSAQKDLQKVFIVFLVGFIGSFYALRLYVWGFLEGITRAKMNAATASELQIIAQTPFDVILLQAKIGLVVGILLGLPPFLYFSRDALKERGLWPSAPVPRWQLVLGGLLATGLFLAGLTYGYLVFFPVMFAFLANNAISAGFTPTYSIVLWAQFIFLLTLSFGFAAQLPLAMSGLAYADIVPYETFRDRWRYAVVGVFAFGALFTPPDPFTQIMWAIPMLILYGFSLYLTKVVVTAKRGSQQISVGTAARRHWNVILGLALVGGLLAYAFVTWGGLPAANDLLARLGSDRRLARPGATLGLSRTVGLALWAGIGTLAAGAVAFMYYVYAELEAAMTPRDIGDPSAIDLETLDAEGVRAAPPEAFADLSEDDAVAMANEAIDEGEKERARAILDRFDEVDAEREEGEGPEESADGLADRASRASGTFLDEFTEGEADEDDVGGYYADITFILDSLTSRAFRIAAVFGIVLASTFGWLYTGGIGRVFEQFLSQLPSQVTPEDINVVALHPMEALIFEVKFSTLIAVIVTLPVVMYYAWPALRERDFVRGNRNVIFGWAAALVVGLFGGFALGYTTVAPTVISYLVADGVRANMIIAYRITNFFWLIFFTTAGIGLLADVPVLMLLLNTAGVSYQSMRERWREVTVGIMAFAAVATPADVMTMFMVTIPLMVAYGVGVAVLFVVTLGGRRNLAPEPTTKA; encoded by the coding sequence ATGTCGAGCGCGCTCGATGAGGAGACCCGTCAGACGCTGGACGCCGGTCGGGAGACTGCCGGGGCGATGCTCCGGTCCGCACAGAAGGATCTCCAGAAGGTGTTCATCGTCTTCCTCGTCGGGTTCATCGGCTCGTTTTACGCCCTCCGGCTCTACGTCTGGGGCTTTCTCGAAGGCATCACGCGAGCGAAGATGAACGCCGCGACGGCGAGCGAACTCCAGATCATCGCCCAGACGCCGTTCGACGTGATCCTCCTCCAGGCGAAGATCGGTCTCGTCGTCGGCATCCTCCTCGGACTGCCGCCCTTCCTCTATTTCTCCCGCGACGCCCTCAAGGAGCGGGGCCTGTGGCCGTCCGCACCGGTCCCGCGGTGGCAGCTCGTTCTCGGCGGCCTGCTGGCGACCGGCCTGTTCCTCGCGGGGCTCACCTACGGCTATCTGGTCTTCTTCCCCGTGATGTTCGCGTTCCTCGCCAACAACGCCATCTCGGCGGGGTTTACCCCGACCTACTCCATCGTGCTCTGGGCGCAGTTCATCTTCCTGCTCACGCTCTCGTTCGGCTTCGCGGCCCAGCTCCCGCTGGCGATGAGCGGCCTCGCGTACGCCGACATCGTCCCCTACGAGACGTTCCGTGACCGCTGGCGCTACGCCGTCGTCGGCGTGTTCGCTTTCGGCGCCCTGTTCACCCCGCCCGACCCCTTCACGCAGATCATGTGGGCGATCCCGATGCTCATCCTCTACGGGTTCAGCCTCTATCTCACGAAGGTCGTGGTGACGGCGAAACGCGGAAGCCAACAGATCAGCGTCGGCACCGCCGCTCGCCGCCACTGGAACGTCATCCTCGGGCTCGCGCTCGTGGGTGGGCTACTGGCGTACGCCTTCGTCACGTGGGGCGGGCTGCCGGCCGCGAACGACCTGCTAGCGCGGCTGGGGAGCGACCGACGCCTGGCGCGGCCCGGGGCGACGCTCGGCCTCTCGCGCACCGTCGGCCTCGCTCTCTGGGCGGGGATCGGCACCCTCGCCGCGGGTGCGGTGGCCTTCATGTACTACGTCTACGCCGAACTCGAAGCGGCGATGACCCCGCGCGACATCGGCGATCCGTCGGCCATCGACCTCGAAACCCTCGACGCGGAGGGCGTCCGGGCCGCGCCGCCGGAGGCGTTCGCGGATCTGAGCGAAGACGACGCCGTAGCGATGGCGAACGAGGCGATAGACGAGGGTGAGAAAGAACGCGCGCGAGCCATCCTCGACCGGTTCGACGAAGTCGACGCGGAGCGCGAGGAGGGCGAGGGGCCGGAGGAGTCCGCCGACGGCCTGGCCGACCGGGCGAGTCGCGCCTCCGGCACGTTCCTCGACGAGTTCACCGAGGGCGAGGCCGACGAGGACGATGTCGGCGGCTACTACGCCGACATCACGTTCATCCTCGACAGCCTCACCTCGCGGGCGTTCCGTATCGCGGCGGTGTTCGGCATCGTCCTCGCGTCGACGTTCGGCTGGCTCTATACGGGCGGGATCGGACGGGTGTTCGAGCAGTTCCTCTCGCAGTTGCCGAGTCAGGTGACGCCCGAGGACATCAACGTGGTCGCGCTCCACCCGATGGAGGCACTCATCTTCGAGGTGAAGTTCTCGACGCTGATCGCCGTGATCGTGACGCTGCCCGTCGTGATGTACTACGCCTGGCCCGCGCTCCGGGAGCGGGACTTCGTCCGCGGCAACCGAAACGTCATCTTCGGGTGGGCGGCCGCCCTCGTGGTCGGTCTGTTCGGCGGGTTCGCCCTCGGCTACACCACCGTCGCGCCCACCGTAATCTCCTATCTCGTCGCCGACGGCGTGCGGGCGAACATGATTATTGCCTACCGCATCACCAACTTCTTCTGGCTCATCTTCTTCACCACCGCCGGAATCGGTCTGCTGGCCGACGTGCCGGTGCTCATGCTCCTGCTCAACACCGCGGGCGTCTCCTACCAGTCGATGCGGGAGCGCTGGCGCGAGGTGACCGTCGGGATCATGGCCTTCGCCGCCGTCGCCACGCCGGCCGACGTGATGACGATGTTCATGGTCACGATTCCACTGATGGTCGCCTACGGCGTCGGCGTCGCCGTGCTGTTCGTGGTGACGCTCGGGGGGCGGCGCAACCTCGCGCCGGAGCCGACGACGAAAGCGTAG
- the larE gene encoding ATP-dependent sacrificial sulfur transferase LarE, which translates to MTWSLDAKLDAARAALAERDGVVVAFSGGVDSSVVAALAHDALGDDAVACTARSETLPAEELDDAARVADEIGIRHETVTFSELDNPDFVANDDDRCYHCRTMRLGRMYDVARDLGYGTVCDGTNASDPGEGHRPGLRAVEELEVFSPLLAHDLTKADVREAAERYGLSVADKPSMACLSSRIPTGLEVTEERLTRVEKAERLLRTWGFSQFRVRDHDGLARIEVAPDELDAALDREFVRAAREHLSDVGFDHVTLDLHGYETGSVSPESEESEPVVEDVFEQEYPVNED; encoded by the coding sequence ATGACATGGAGCCTCGACGCGAAACTCGACGCTGCGCGGGCGGCGCTGGCCGAGCGCGACGGCGTGGTCGTCGCCTTCTCCGGTGGCGTCGACTCCAGCGTCGTCGCCGCCCTCGCCCACGACGCCCTCGGCGACGACGCGGTGGCGTGTACGGCCCGGAGCGAGACCCTCCCCGCCGAAGAACTCGACGACGCCGCCCGCGTCGCCGACGAAATCGGCATCCGTCACGAGACGGTCACCTTCTCCGAACTCGACAACCCCGACTTCGTCGCCAACGACGACGACCGGTGTTACCACTGCCGGACGATGCGCCTCGGGCGGATGTACGACGTGGCCCGTGATCTGGGGTACGGGACGGTGTGCGACGGGACGAACGCCTCCGACCCCGGCGAGGGCCACCGGCCCGGCCTCCGCGCCGTCGAGGAACTCGAAGTGTTCTCGCCGTTGCTCGCCCACGACCTGACGAAAGCGGACGTGCGGGAGGCCGCCGAGCGATACGGCCTCTCGGTCGCCGACAAACCCTCGATGGCGTGTCTCTCCTCGCGCATTCCGACCGGCCTGGAGGTCACCGAGGAGCGCCTCACGCGCGTCGAGAAGGCCGAACGCCTCCTGCGGACTTGGGGCTTCTCGCAGTTCCGCGTCCGCGACCACGACGGCCTCGCCCGCATCGAAGTCGCGCCCGACGAACTCGACGCGGCGCTCGACCGGGAGTTCGTCCGCGCCGCCCGCGAGCATCTCAGCGACGTGGGCTTCGACCACGTGACCCTCGACCTGCACGGCTACGAGACGGGGAGCGTGAGCCCCGAGAGCGAGGAGTCTGAGCCAGTGGTCGAGGACGTGTTCGAGCAGGAGTATCCGGTCAACGAGGACTGA
- the phnE gene encoding phosphonate ABC transporter, permease protein PhnE — MSTDSDRLVERLRRRFLGGSRENTAIKQRYSELKRARLVRRLSQSALLAGIAVLLYVSLNAAGFWSTEWVEYWPQFVEALALYFPPKLYFDLLPFVDLGRYYQFMKEAGLVGEAGITLAIALAGTIMGAPLALLFGILGNERVTPFPLNFFFRGVMSIIRSIPALVWAIIYVPLGGITPVTATLALGTDTIGELGRLLTDELEEVDDGPIEGIRSTGAGKPQIITFGMLPQMVRPFIAWAMFVLENNVRSAVSLGIIGAGGLGVTLTIEQQTFQFTNMMATILFIVVLVISVEMISQRVRSYLREGDDVEQLSVYQLVVGFPKRMSNSLLK; from the coding sequence ATGAGTACTGATAGCGATCGCCTCGTCGAGAGGCTACGTCGACGATTCCTCGGTGGGAGTCGAGAAAATACAGCCATCAAACAACGGTACAGCGAATTGAAGCGTGCCCGACTGGTACGTCGGCTGTCTCAATCAGCGCTACTGGCTGGCATTGCGGTACTGCTGTACGTGTCATTGAACGCAGCCGGATTCTGGAGTACAGAATGGGTGGAGTACTGGCCTCAGTTCGTCGAGGCACTCGCGCTGTACTTCCCGCCGAAGCTGTATTTCGACCTACTCCCCTTCGTCGATCTCGGCCGCTACTACCAGTTCATGAAGGAAGCTGGGCTGGTAGGAGAAGCTGGAATCACGCTGGCAATTGCGCTCGCGGGTACGATTATGGGCGCGCCGCTGGCACTGCTGTTCGGTATCCTCGGAAACGAGCGGGTCACCCCGTTTCCACTCAATTTCTTCTTCCGAGGCGTGATGAGTATCATCCGGTCCATCCCGGCACTCGTCTGGGCGATAATATACGTCCCTCTGGGTGGTATCACTCCCGTAACCGCAACGCTCGCCCTCGGTACAGACACTATCGGAGAACTAGGCCGACTACTCACCGACGAGCTTGAAGAGGTCGATGACGGACCCATCGAAGGAATCAGAAGCACTGGCGCAGGCAAGCCTCAAATAATCACGTTCGGGATGCTTCCACAGATGGTTCGACCGTTCATCGCGTGGGCAATGTTTGTTCTGGAGAATAACGTCCGGTCCGCCGTCAGTCTCGGTATCATCGGCGCGGGTGGTCTCGGAGTGACGCTAACGATCGAGCAACAAACCTTTCAGTTCACGAATATGATGGCGACGATTCTATTCATAGTGGTACTCGTCATCTCCGTTGAAATGATTAGTCAGCGAGTACGCTCTTATCTCCGTGAGGGCGACGATGTGGAACAGCTGAGCGTCTATCAACTAGTTGTTGGGTTCCCTAAACGGATGTCTAACTCGCTACTCAAATAG